In the Tessaracoccus lacteus genome, CGCTGAATATGGACTATCCGCTCGGTCTGAACGGGTGGTCATACACGTCGACGGCCTCGTTCCGCTATGTCACCGACACCTGGCGCCTCGACTGGCAGCCGTCCATCATCCATCCCGATCTGACATCCGCCTCGCGGATGCGGCACACCCAGACGGCCGCAAAGCGGGGTGCCATCAACGACCGCGACGGCAATGCCATCGTCGAGGAGCGTTCGCTGTACGAGATCGGGCTCGACAAGTCGAAGGTCGAGGAGGCCGAGTGGGAGACCGCCGCGGGTGACCTCGCTGACCTCCTGGACATCGACAAGAAGTCCTACGTCGAGAAGGTCCTCGCCAACGGGCCGAAGGCCTACGTCGTCGGCGCGAAAGTGCGGCAGAGCGCCATCCCCACCAATATCTCCGACGTGCCGGGGGCCATGGTGCGCGAGGTGCGCGCCGTCCTCGGCCCCAGCGACTCGTTCGCCGTCCCCATCCTCGGCGCGGTCGGCGCGCCGAGCGCCGAGCAGATCGAGGAGTCCGCGGGCACCCTGACGAGCGCAGATATCGTCGGCACGAGCGGCCTGCAGGCCCGATACGACGAGACGCTGCGCGGCGTGCCGCTGGTGAAGGTCGACCTCGTCGCACGCAAGGTCGCCGCGGGCGAGACCGCGGAGCCCGTCGAGGAGAAAACCCTGTTCCAGCAGGACGCGTCCGTGTCGTCGTCCATCAGCATCAGTCTGGACCGCAACCTCCAGACCAAGGCCGAGAAGGTCCTGAAGAGCCAGAAGGGCACCGCGGCGCTCGTCGTCATCGACCTGCACGACGGCGGGGTGCTCGCCGCCGCGCAGTCCGAGGCCGCCGGAACCTACCCGTACGTCACCTACGGCAAGTACGCGCCTGGGTCGACGTTCAAGGTCGCGACGTCGCTCGCGATGCTCCGCAAGGGCAAGGAGCCGTCGTCGACGGTGAACTGCCCCAACTCACTGAAGGTCAACACCTACACGTTCGGCAACTACTCGGGATACCCGTCGTCCGCGACGGGCAAGGTGCCGATGGAGACCGCCTTCAAGTACTCGTGCAACACGGCGTTCGCCGGCGCCAACGTGTCCGCGAAGCAGCTGCACGCCGCCGCGGCCTCGCTCGG is a window encoding:
- a CDS encoding penicillin-binding transpeptidase domain-containing protein — encoded protein: MRRLLTVLLVTTLCLVGCAPDGDDGESTPTSTAQPPADLPAADDAVTSLVAALNEHDVSELTTVNAASDAQADFTTIFTGMDEIYPSVTAGAITYDGADGASATLNMDYPLGLNGWSYTSTASFRYVTDTWRLDWQPSIIHPDLTSASRMRHTQTAAKRGAINDRDGNAIVEERSLYEIGLDKSKVEEAEWETAAGDLADLLDIDKKSYVEKVLANGPKAYVVGAKVRQSAIPTNISDVPGAMVREVRAVLGPSDSFAVPILGAVGAPSAEQIEESAGTLTSADIVGTSGLQARYDETLRGVPLVKVDLVARKVAAGETAEPVEEKTLFQQDASVSSSISISLDRNLQTKAEKVLKSQKGTAALVVIDLHDGGVLAAAQSEAAGTYPYVTYGKYAPGSTFKVATSLAMLRKGKEPSSTVNCPNSLKVNTYTFGNYSGYPSSATGKVPMETAFKYSCNTAFAGANVSAKQLHAAAASLGVGVDYDAGFTAYFGTVDPGNKIDLAASKIGQGQVTMSPLGMAAVAASVGSGQTTIPWLVEGEAAKSTAAPLSSTETKQLRQLMKATVDSGTATKLQGIMTGAKSGTAQWGKTGDLKTSAWMIAYNDDVAVASFVEVGDSGGTTAAPLIVKLFS